A genomic segment from Bos taurus isolate L1 Dominette 01449 registration number 42190680 breed Hereford chromosome 1, ARS-UCD2.0, whole genome shotgun sequence encodes:
- the CSTA gene encoding cystatin-A — translation MIPGGLTEAKPATPEIQEIANMVKPQLEEKTNETYEEFTAIEYKTQVVAGINYYIKIQTGDNRYIHIKVFKSLPQQSHSLILTGYQVDKTKDDELAGF, via the exons ATGATCCCTGGAGGTTTAACTGAAGCCAAACCTGCCACTCCAGAAATCCAGGAGATTGCTAACATG GTTAAACCACAGcttgaagaaaaaacaaatgagacATATGAAGAATTTACAGCTATAGAATATAAAACTCAAGTGGTTGCTGGAATAAATTACTACATTAAG ATACAAACAGGTGATAATCGTTATATTCACATTAAAGTATTcaaaagccttcctcaacaaAGTCATTCTTTGATACTTACTGGCTACCAAGTTGACAAAACCAAGGATGATGAGCTGGCTGGCTTCTAG